In the Panthera leo isolate Ple1 chromosome D3, P.leo_Ple1_pat1.1, whole genome shotgun sequence genome, TCCACGGGATTGAAGGCGCCTTTTCTGGGTCGGGGGCCAAGACTGTGATCCCTAGGAAAGTGGTGGGCAAGTTCTCCATCAGGCTCGTGCCGAACATGACTCCCGAAGTTGTGAGCGAGCAGGCATGTGAGGGAGCTGGGACGCCGGGAGGGGGGCTTCTGCCTCCGCGGAGACTCCGGGGGTGAAGATTCCCAGTAGGGCGCTGAGCAGCTAAAGATACAAACTCCAGACCCACACTTCCTGCTTCTTGACTCTTGCCAGCTCTGTAATTACTGAATAAGCAGTTCAGAAACTGATGAAAGATTAAAGGCCATATAAAAAGCATCGCGTGTGACCTTTGTCACTGCTGAGGCATGCTAAAacctgacctctgacctcatcCTAAGGCTTGTTGGGTGAGGGATCCGCAGGAGCTGTGTCTGGGCTGTGGTGAGGAGCGGAAGGGCAAGATTCTGGAAGGGGAGAATTCCAGAGGGGGCAGATTTGGGGAGTAGCGGCCCCACCTCATCCCGGAAGATTTCCTGCAGGTAATCTGTAGGAGGACTGAGGACTCCTCAGGACTGAGTCCTGAGGACTGAGATTGCCATCGGGTGTTCCGCGGTCTCCACTTTTGGTCTAGATGTGATTATTATCATAAAGCAAACCAAGAGACTTCCTAAAGCCTTGATTTAAGTGTTATCATGTGGGAACATCTATGTAAAGGGTGAATTGCTTGAAATTAAAGCTTACCTTTTACCTTCAAATGGCTGGGTTTTGTTTCTtgataaaatccattttttgctATCACAGTTATGCTCAGCATTTAGCAGCAGAAAATGAGACCCACCGAGGCTCTTCGTAGACTAGTAGAGTCTACAGACTCTAGCACTGTAGACGTGTGCTAGGCTTATGTAGCCTAGCTGTGGACCTCTGTAGGCTTGTCATCGGCCCATCGTAGATTCACTGTAGACCACTGTAGAGTAAATCTCTAGCACCGGATCAGACGCCAGGCTAATAATACGTTGTGTCTCTCACTTGTGGTTCAGGTTACGAGCTACCTGACGAAGAAATTTGCTGAACTGCACAGCCCCAACAAGTTCAAGGTGTACATGGGCCACGGTGGGAAACCCTGGGTGTCGGACTTCAATCACCCTCATTACATGGCTGGGAGAAGAGCCCTGAAAACAGGTCAGACTTCTCTCTGGGGACGAAAGTAAGGGCCCCGAGGGGAGGCCGTGTGTGGGCGGGGCCCTGCCACCAGCCCACCTTGAGAGCGGGGCTGCCGGCTGCAGGCCGCACACAGGGTCCGGACCCTGCATCTGAGGTGGGCGCCCAGCCTCaccatctctccttctgttctcccCCAGTGTTTGGTGTCGAGCCGGACTTGACCAGGGAAGGTGGCAGTATTCCTGTGACTTTGACCTTTCAGGAAGCCACAGGGAAGAATGTTATGCTGCTGCCTGTGGGCTCAGCCGATGATGGCGCCCACTCCCAGAACGAGAAACTCAACAGGTGAGGCTCTGGGTCCTCGTCCTGAATCTGGGTTCGTGTCCTCATGGCTGCCTCCTCGCTCCCCGCCTCCTCCTGTCCTGTAGCAGAGCGGGAGGGGGCGGTTTCTGTGGCCCCCCGCCTGCAGGGGAGTGAATGCTTTGGGGgagaggccgggggggggggggggggcgggttgctCCTGGAGGTGGTGGGTCTTCCCCAGGAGGCTCAGCCAGTGGTGTGTGTTGATCTCAGGACTTCATCTCTGGCTCCTAAAGAACCTCCGCCCTTTTCCTGTTTGGAAAATCCCAGTGTCGTTGCCGGCTGTGCTCCTGAGCCCCTTTTATGTGTTCCTGGCTTATGCAGACGTGCCGGGGGCTCTTTTAGCCAACAGGGATGGAAGGTGGTCTCTGGGTTAGCGGCAGTGAGGAGCGCTCCAGGCAGGGATGACCCGTGGGCATTTCGGGGTAACGGGGGTGGGCTAGTCAGGGGCGAAAACAGAGGCGAGACCCTGCTCggagggcagaaggaggggcCAGAGACCTGGGTGTCAGGGCACAAGTTGGAAGCCTCTTATCCAACACACAAAAGGAGGGGCTGTGATCAAAGTAAGGCTTTTCTTATCAAGTCCTGGGTGAGGCCCCCTATACTCTGTGAGGCCGGGCCAGGACTGGTCCCTAGAGGAGCGGTTGGACTGGACCCTGCACTCGAGAACCAGGTTCTAGAGGCCAGCGGAACTAAAAACCAGGGCAGGACGGTGGGCGTCCCAGAAAATGCCGTGTGCGCGCCTGGACCTCTGGACACCAGCCGACACGATGGCTTGTTCTTCTCCGTTAGGCTTAACTACATAGAAGGAACCAAGATGCTGGCTGCGTACCTGTATGAGGTGTCTCAGCTGGAGAAGTGAGACGGCCCGTCTTCCCCGGGGCACTGCCGGAAGAGTCCcgccctctgcccccgccccgtGCTCTCTTCTGATCGCTCAGGAGAGCAAAGcccatctctctcctttccctcttgtcAGTAACAGACTGGATGACAGCTGAGTTCTCAGAGGTGGTCAGCGTGAGGGGCTCTGGAAAATAGCCAAGATCTGAAAGCACACGTTCTGTGGGAGGTTCTGGTTGGCATCCAGTTGGGCTGAACAGAGGTCTGGGTGCTTTCTGTCCCATCTCTGCTTCCTGACTCAGGCTCGTGCACACTCAGGATATTAATCGGGGGGCCACCCTTTCCGATCCCTCGCTGTTGTGCGGTTCTGTCCTTTCTCGAGACCTTAAACCGTGACTAGtgtttcctgtcttctcttcatTATGATTCCTCAAAACCTAAGCCTAAGTGGAAGGATTCGTTGTTCTCAGTATGTGCtgctaaataaaaagtaaaaacgaAGCGTCTGGGAgagtccctgcccctgccctcactCGCAGAGCACGCCGTCCTGTGCAGGGGGTGTGGGTGGCTATGTGGGctcatggtggggggaggggctcctcGCCCACCCACACGAGGACAGCGGACTGGTGACACCAGATGTGGTTCGTTGAGCCCCACGGCCTCTCTCACCCTCACTCCTTGGGTTCTCCTCCGCAGAGCCCTCGGGTCCGGGTCCCCCCCTGTTCATCTTCCCCCGGCCCACCCATAGCCCTCTGCGAGGCTCGTCCGAGGACAGCCTCTGAGGCCACTCACCGTGGACACTTGTGCGGCTCGGCCCTCTGAGCCACCTCGCTCCGGGCCTTTGCGCTTTAGCTCTGGTTTCTAGTCGGGGGGTAGAGCCCCATGTGGTGCGGAGGGGATGGCGTTCATCAGTGAGCATTCCAGAAGTTGTTCTGCATCTGGGGAGGCCTCTGAACTGCAGAAATCCAAAGCTTGTCCGTACTGTCTTACTCCACCAACAAAAACACAACCGCCTGGCTGGTCTCCCATAGAAAAAGCTAGCACTTACAGGGCCCCATCCTTGACCCGGAAGGCCACGAGCTGAGAGGAGCTCCTCAGACCTGAACCTGAAGGGACTGGAGCGTCTCCGCGTCACGGAGGGAAGGTCAAGTTCAGTCTGCCCGTTCCTTGCGGTAACAGTGTCAGGAGAAGATGACAGACGTGTCAGAATCCTTACCACGTGTATTAGTGAGGACATAGGCCGGGCAACTGGGACCAGAGGCTTCGCCACGACGACCGTGTCCACGTTTGTCCTCGTAAGGTCTGCGCGGGTAGGCCGGGCTGCTGGCAGCTCTTCTGTCATTGGGGGCCCGCTTCCCGCGGCTCTGTCCCGTCACCGCCCCTGGTGGCTGCTCCGGTGCCCCCCGCACTTCAGCCTGGGCTTTCAGGCACAATCCAGAGTTCGCCCGTGTTCCTTCCACGTGCCTCTGACTCTCGGGAGGGGTCACGTGGCCACTTGTAACTGCACCAGGGCCGGGAAATGTGCCTGCTGAAATTCCCGTCACTCCGTAGGCGTGCCGTCACATTTGTCCcaaggaaatcagaaaaatagaCTGCGTGGCATCAGATAGAGGAAGGATCCGTGGGGCACACTTTGTTAACTCAGTTCTCTGAGGGGACTTTAACATCTGCATCAGTCCCTGCGGCTTCAGGGAGCCTGCTGTGTGGGCATCAGGAAGCAAGCCTCATCCAACGTTGTTCAcgccttcctttcttttcctttgcaccGTTTCCCATCAACACGTGACTGTGGGCCGACTCGGACAGTCAGTGGAGCCTGGTACCGTCCGTGACCAGGTTCACAGTCAGCATCATAAATCACCTGCATCTAGGAGAACCTGTCAATCTGTCGTAAGACAACAGCCCCTATATGGAGTGATGCATAGAAAGATGGTTTGCAGAATTCCACTGACCTGTGTTTGAAATGGCCTTGGTGGACAGGCTGCTTCAATGTGCAGCTTGAACAGTTATTTAGTAAGAAGAGAAGTTCCTTGGAGTAACAGATGCTCATGGCCAAAGCCTGCTTGAAAGGGAACAGTGTGGACGTTGAGCCAGATGTGTGGTGCAGATGGTCCTGTGGCCCCAACCGTGCATGGGGAGAGATCAGGGACCAACCTTGGCCAGGACAACCCTTGGAGATTTGGATTCACGGTCTGGTGTGTTTGGAAAGatctctcagggcgcctgggtggctcagtccgctaagcgtccgacttcgactcaggtcatgatctcacggtccgtgaatgtgagccccatatcaggctctgtgctgacagctcagagcctggagcctgctttggattctgtgtctccctttctctttgcccttcccttgctcacgctctgtctctctctctcaaaaataaataaacatcaaaaaaataaaaggaaagatctCTTGAGGTGGTTTGGAGACATAGCCTGTTAGCGGTTGTATTGTGTCCCCCTGCAAAATTCTTACAGTGGAGTCCTAATTCCCATTACCTCAGAACTTGACCTTATTAGGAAATAGGGTCTTCGCAGATGCAATTATGACAATGCCATACTGGAGTaggtgggccctaatcccatGGGACTGATGACGTTATGAAAGAGggacatttggacacagacacgcacacaggGAGAAGGGCATGTGCAGGTAAGGGCAGAGATTGGGTGATGTGTTTGCAAGATGAGGAACACCAGCCACCAGCAAGGAGCAGAAGCTGAGAGGCCGGGAAGATTTTCTCCCTTCCAGCCCTTAGAAGGAACCGACtgtgcccacaccttgatcttggactcccaacCTCTGGAACTGGGGGACAACAGGTTTCTCTTGTTGCATCCACCGGCCTATGGAACCTCCTTGTGGCAGCCCGAGCAGGCTACCTCGGGGCCCGCCGATGCTGGTCTAGCTCCTACGTAACATTCCTCCTGAGGGCCCGTGATGACAGAGCAGGGGCTCCCATACCTGCCCAATGTCATAGGGTGTGTCCCCTGCCTCTGTGTCAGCTCTGCTGGCCTTGGGCACACGCACTTGCTCCCGCTCACAGGTCAGCCCCTCCACACGTACGCGGTGAAGCACCTGTTTTGTCACGCTGCCTGAGCTGCCCTGATGGCCTTCAGGAACGTCAGATGACTTCCGGGCCCCTACTTCATCCCTTTATCTGTGCGCATGAGATGCCttgttccttcctctgccttcggATTGAATGAATATCTCTGAAgcatctttgttttccaaatgtgaATCGGTCCACTATGCCAGCCTTGTCTTTTATGGGGGTGGCGGTGGGAGCACAGCCAGGCAGTTTGCAGAGAGATCGCTAGTTTGGGCAGCTGAGGGCCTTGAGGagaccttctcttcccctttcctttgagGTCCAGGGGAATTTCTAGAGGCTGCGGAACTCCAGCCCAATGGATCCCAAACTAGGAAGAATGGAGAGTAGACCTCCGACATCCGGAGTCTAGGGGACAGGGTGCCGGACTGCGTTTGTCTAAGGAGAGCGTGTGCCGTGCCGGTGTGCCAGGTGGGCAGGGCAGATGCCCGGGTGGCCCTTGAGATGAGCCACTTCAGGTGTGCTAGACGCTCATCGTCTCCACCTGATGGGGGTGAGATCTGCAGGATTTTCCAGTAGTTTCTGCCGTGCCTGGAATGCAGTTGTGCTGCCTGAGTGGTGGAGTCGGGTGTGGACTTGAGGCCCCCACGGCTGCTCCGGGCAGGCGAGCCAGGACATACGACAGCGTGCTTGTCCATATTCGCTTTTTCTTCCACAAAAACCAATATTTGTAATAAAACCACAGAGCAGAACTTCTGTTGAATGCAGAAAGCAAGGTACAACTTCGAGGGAGGATGTGGATAATCCTCACCAAACCCTGACATTTGGTGACATCTGGTGACATTTCTCACCAAACCCTGAACTCTCCCGCACCCCACCAACATTCGTGTGCATAGTTCTGGGGCggaggcccaggaatctgcatttcaggtggtaattcagtgatttttggtatattcacagatatgtgcaaATATCACCACAGCTgattttaggatattttcatGACCTCATAAAAGAAATCCTGTATCCTTATCAATCTCTTCCTATTCCCCAgtgcccacctccagccccaagGAACCCTTCATCTATTCACATCTCTTCTAGGGCTCCCTGTGGTGCAGGCAGTCAGCTACTTAACAAGAAGCATttctaaggaaagaaaagttaatgATTAGGACAAACTCCAGACTCTGTTTTTTAGTCTAGAGGGAGATCAGTTGAGATTTTTCTGGATGTTGGGTTTGTTGCATCTTTAGATGGTGGAGTGGGTGTGGGTCTAGTGAATTCCTGCCTTGTGGTTGGTGTGACCGGTGATGGCCTTGGGTGTTCTGGTGAAGTTCCTGAGTGGCCCACCCGGCAGCAGACAAGAAAAGCTGTCCGTACATGAACCGGTGTAGTGATTTCTCTGAAGTTTGTATCAAGTTGTCCAGCTTCAGTTTCTAGGGCGTTGGGAAGAGagggaagttttcctttttagccATTCCAAGTCAGAAGGGTgggagaaaattggaaacattaGTTTGGAGAGTTGTCGCCAGCTATTGgaggaaactgaaaaattcagGACCCAGCCTAGTTTATAGGTGGATAACAGAACCTCAAAGACAATGACTGGGTCTAGGATCTGATAATGAATGTGTTGCAGTTCTGTACTGAAACACAATATTCTCTCTACAGTCACCCCCATTTCGGTCA is a window encoding:
- the CNDP2 gene encoding cytosolic non-specific dipeptidase isoform X2 → MTDLILLMGSLMDKKGKILIPGISEAVAPVTEEELALYDKIDFDLDEYTRDVGAETLLHGCKKDILMHRWRYPSLSLHGIEGAFSGSGAKTVIPRKVVGKFSIRLVPNMTPEVVSEQVTSYLTKKFAELHSPNKFKVYMGHGGKPWVSDFNHPHYMAGRRALKTVFGVEPDLTREGGSIPVTLTFQEATGKNVMLLPVGSADDGAHSQNEKLNRLNYIEGTKMLAAYLYEVSQLEK